The DNA segment GCCAGCGTACTCTTGCCGGTGCCGTTGGTGCCGACCAGCGCATGAATTTCGCCCGCCGCCACCGATAAATCCAGACCCTCCAGCACTGCCCGCGCCGGCACGCTAAAACTCAGGCCATCGATTTCGAGAAGTGCCATTGCTTATCTCAACTCCGGCAGCTTGGTCATCAAGGCGATAATATGAAACTGGAACATCGATGGATGATGCGGCACACGTTGCATGATGTAAACAGCATAGGTCAAAAACAGTGGTGACGGCGACATTTCGCTTCTACGAGGAGCTCAATGACTTTCTGGCGCCCGAGCGGCGCCGGAGCGAGTTCAGTGTGCCTTGCGCGCGCGCGGCCACCACCAAGCACATGATCGAAGCCCTCGGCGTGCCGCACACCGAGGTCGAACTGATTCTCGTCAATGGGGAATCGACGGGATTCGATCATTTGCTGCAGGACGGCGACCGAGTCGCCATCTATCCGAGGTTCGAGGCGCTCGACATCACGCCGCTGCTGCGCGTGCGCGAGTGGCCGCTGCGCGTGACGCGTTTCGTCGCCGATGCCCATCTGGGCGGACTTGCCCACCTGCTGCGCATGGCCGGTTTCGATACTCTTTATCGCAACGACTTCCACGATAGCGAGATCGCGGACATCGCCGTCCGCGACGGGCGCATCGTGCTCACGCGCGACCGCGAGTTGCTCAAGCTGCGCAGCATCACGCATGGCTGCTACGTTCATGCCCTGAAGCCGGCGCAGCAATTCCAGGAGATCGTGGCCCGGCTGGATCTGGCGCGCAGCGTTCGCCCGTTCAAGCTCTGCATGGAGTGCAACGCGCCGCTGCATCCTGTCGACAAGGCGCGGGTGCTCGAGCGCCTGCCGCCCTCGGTACAGGCGAATTACGAGCGCTTCACCACCTGCGATGTTTGCGGGCGAGTTTTCTGGGAAGGGTCGCACTGGAAAAAGATGCGGGCACTGCTGGCCGAGTCGCTGCGCAAAGGCGATTGAAGCGCCCAACGAGTTCCCCGCTGTGCCTGTTCACGATCCTGCAGCGCGCCGCAATTGCTTCTCGCGATGTTCCCCGCCGCTGATCATTTTGGCGAGATCGGACATCTCTTCACCCAGCAGCCGAATCAGATCGTCCGCTGCGATCAGTCCCACGAGTTCGCCCGCGGCATTGACGACAGGCAGGCGGCGCATGCCCTTTTGCCGCATGAGGGCCATGACTTCGGCAACTCCCGCGTCTTCGCGCACACAGACGAGTTCGGGACTCATCACGTCGCCGACCGTTGTCAGCGCGGGGTCGAGGCCGATCGCCACGACGCCGACGGCAACATCGCGGTCGGTGAACATGCCGACCGGAATATTCTTCCCGTCCCGCCCGTCAATGACGACGAGACTTCCAATGTGCTGTTTGCGCATCAGTTCCGTTGAAGTAACGATACTGTCATTCGTTTTGACAAAGGTCACTACGCGGCTGCAAATTTCTCCAATAGCCATGACAACCTCCTGTTAATGTGGCGCGGCAAGGGCTGCATCAATGCAGCGTTTCCGTCCCGCCACGTTATGCCACTTCAATGATCATCCTGGATCCGCGCCCGTTCTTCCTCGGCGGGCACGCCGGTATCGGGATCGACCCAGTCCGAGATGCCAATCTCCGCTTCCGCCTGCTCGAGCGATTCGCCGGGCTCGAATTCGGTTTCCGCTTCGCTGGATTGCATGTCCAGCACCGCCTCGAGCAGCGTCGGGAACGGCCCGTATTCCTTCAACGTTTCCATTTCCTGCCAGTAAAATCCGTCGGGACGTTCGACGATCCTGGTCTGGTCGTAGTCAGCGGGAGTTTGGGGAATGATTTGTGTCATGGCTCACCACGCGCGAAAGTTGCCGGAATCGACATTACAACAATATACGGGGCCAAACGGCTTGATGAATATCACTAACCGTCTTGATACAGAGGTGAAAAAGCCCTGCGCAAAGCGGCATGCCGTGCATGGCCAGCTTCAAGCAAGAGCGCTATCGGTGCGCTGGTCCACTGCCGCCGC comes from the Georgfuchsia toluolica genome and includes:
- a CDS encoding Mut7-C ubiquitin/RNAse domain-containing protein, producing MTATFRFYEELNDFLAPERRRSEFSVPCARAATTKHMIEALGVPHTEVELILVNGESTGFDHLLQDGDRVAIYPRFEALDITPLLRVREWPLRVTRFVADAHLGGLAHLLRMAGFDTLYRNDFHDSEIADIAVRDGRIVLTRDRELLKLRSITHGCYVHALKPAQQFQEIVARLDLARSVRPFKLCMECNAPLHPVDKARVLERLPPSVQANYERFTTCDVCGRVFWEGSHWKKMRALLAESLRKGD
- a CDS encoding CBS domain-containing protein, whose protein sequence is MAIGEICSRVVTFVKTNDSIVTSTELMRKQHIGSLVVIDGRDGKNIPVGMFTDRDVAVGVVAIGLDPALTTVGDVMSPELVCVREDAGVAEVMALMRQKGMRRLPVVNAAGELVGLIAADDLIRLLGEEMSDLAKMISGGEHREKQLRRAAGS